A part of Crassostrea angulata isolate pt1a10 chromosome 5, ASM2561291v2, whole genome shotgun sequence genomic DNA contains:
- the LOC128186060 gene encoding uncharacterized protein LOC128186060: protein MGFLSNLDIALTWILPCLFIVDGSIKVIPFNIELFGEISREFQDFSKVCPLTWVGYTPSSDNYRIFVGVYEVACSIAILISDELKTVATAILTFISIGAVFTHVSLGDTTSAVPPTVTGALFLFLFIRSYVKSSVKAPKHKVPKKLKVK, encoded by the exons ATGGGTTTTTTAAGCAATCTGGACATAGCTTTGACCTGGATTCTCCCCTGTCTGTTCATTGTGGACGGTTCAATAAAAGTCATCCCATTCAACATAGAACTTTTTGGAGAGATC TCACGAGAGTTCCAGGATTTCTCCAAAGTTTGCCCTTTGACCTGGGTGGGATACACCCCCTCGTCGGATAATTACCGGATATTTGTCGGCGTGTACGAAGTGGCGTGTAGTATCGCCATCCTCATATCCGATGAACTAAAAACTGTGGCCACGGCAATTCTCACCTTCATTTCAATCGGAGCAGTTTTTACCCATGTTTCCCTTGGAGATACAACATCCGCTGTTCCTCCAACGGTGACCGGTGCCTTGTTTTTGTTCCTGTTCATTAGATCGTATGTGAAGTCATCCGTGAAAGCACCCAAACATAAAGTACCAAAGAAACTTAAAGTCAAATAA